The Camelus dromedarius isolate mCamDro1 chromosome 25, mCamDro1.pat, whole genome shotgun sequence genome has a segment encoding these proteins:
- the MAGOHB gene encoding protein mago nashi homolog 2 produces the protein MAMASDFYLRYYVGHKGKFGHEFLEFEFRPDGKLRYANNSNYKNDVMIRKEAYVHKSVMEELKRIIDDSEITKEDDALWPPPDRVGRQELEIVIGDEHISFTTSKIGSLIDVNQSKDPEGLRVFYYLVQDLKCLVFSLIGLHFKIKPI, from the exons ATGGCAATGGCCAGCGATTTCTACCTACGCTACTACGTAGGGCACAAGGGCAAGTTTGGACACGAGTTTCTGGAGTTCGAGTTTCGGCCGGACG GAAAACTTAGATATGCCAACAACAGCAATTACAAAAATGATGTCATGATCAGAAAGGAG GCTTACGTACACAAGAGTGTAATGGAAGAACTGAAGAGAATTATCGATGACAGTGAAATTACAAAAGAAGATGATGCTTTGTGGCCTCCCCCTGACAGGGTTGGCCGGCAG gagCTTGAAATTGTAATTGGAGATGAACACATTTCTTTTACTACATCAAAAATTGGTTCTCTTATTGATGTTAATCAGTCGAA ggaTCCTGAAGGCCTTCGAGTATTTTACTATTTGGTGCAGGACCTGAAATGTTTAGTTTTTAGTCTCATTGGATTACATTTCAAGATTAAACCAATCTAA